ATGATAAAACTTATAATTCTGCCAAGAAAATATGATATTGAAAAAGAAGTATGCTCtcggtagattttttttttcgttacCGAATGATGGAGGTAAATCGGTTGTGGATCAAGTAGAAGACTTCCTAATGATACATTTGTGTTCTTAATGTCTTGGATGACGACATGATTTGTTGGCTTTGCTTCTTCCTTGATTTTTATATGCTTCTACCTAGGATGTGATGACATGATACTAGATGTATGCTAGAGTTTATGTTACTTCATGTTAGATGAATGCTTGGTTGGTTTGACATGTATGCTAGATGTATGTTAGAGTTTATGATGTGAGATAGGAGCATGATTAGGGTTTGTGGTGTGATGCAATGCCACGATGATATGACATGTATGCTATATGTATGTTAGGATGTGCTATGATAGATGAATGTTAGGCTTTTGTTGactgccatgatagatgtatggttagggatgattgatgccatgttgtgtgcttagatgtatgctagtgtatGTGTGAGTTAGAAAACAAGATTGAGTgtgcctttaatagggttaagacatagGACACAATGAGAGGAAGctaaccttagggttgggcggttttgggtgcctaacaccttcccaaaacCGTACCTTAACTTCGTACCCATATcgctggtagtaagatcaaaaagtTTCTTCCTCGAGAggatgctatatatatggttcctagaccattgcaaaaactaggtggtgactcccATCCATTGTGTCCACACCCACAGGTCGGGtggttttgggtgcctaacactttcccaAAATTGTACCTAAACTCCAAACtcatactctggtagtaagatcagtCCTTCCATGTAAGGGCactatattcatggttcctagaccataaaactaggtggtgactcctTGTTTCTCCACCCTGGTCAACTAGGCCAAGGCATACTCCCCAAATTAGCACACTGACAACTACACGTTGCACCCATAAACATACCTGCATGAATGTCCTCTACAAGAGGGgattattttagaaatcaaaggGAATGAATCTCTTTGAGATCTAAAATAGGGTCacttaaaggaaaagaaattctTAAAGCAGAGCTTCTAGATTTTCTTTAACGTAAAGGGAGTAAGGGGTCTAGGGATCAGAGGtatcaaccattttttttttctaaatgttGGAAGAcctcctctatttatagaggtgttAGTTGCTTAGAAAATAAGCCAaggtttcttaaaaattaagtcAAATCAACTtgaaaaataagcaaaaaacgTATGgggaaaatcctaaaaaaatgagatttagATTAGATTAAGCTGATTTTTCAGATCTGAAcacattttagttttttgatcATATATCTCTACTCAAAATTTGGATTAAGCTAACATTCTAATAGCAAAAGGGAAATTTGATTCTCTACAACTTCTCCAGAAAAAAACCTAGTTTGAATTTTGATGTTTACTATGTCAAAAGTGCCCTAGAatgtgaatttgaaatttgctACTTGATTAGCACGTTTCTGAAGTGTTTTCGAAGTCTAAAACTGTATTTGGACGAATTTCAGagttattttcatgataaacTTTATCCAAAAGTGATAATTaggatttttcaaataattattttgaatataattatctCAAAAGCCTAATTATCTACAATCTTTAAATATTATCaacttaattattttaatcCCATGCAATAAATCTCAATTTAAGAGAATTACttaaacaaacacataaattcatttaattaattttaattattagccaatcaaaattaatttcagttAATCATGTGTGATCAGTTCCACCCAAGTGAATGTATGCAAACCGTGAAAACTTGATCTTGTGATGTCTTTCAATCCAACGGTCCTATTTGAGAATCGGGCATATTGTCGCGATCGTTAGTATCttaagattatttttgtgatatgtgatgaatgatttaatgcatgaaaaGTAATAATGATTTTTGGGCACTTGGAATGATTATTTTTGTCATCTTCCAAGGTTAAATTATGGGTGTGGGTTCCATTcttatgtttttgcttaaaatgCTCAATTGTCTTTtccattttactttttttactttagtattttcagcaaaaaaaatttaattagtttattttattttatttaatttttatcttctATTTACAGTAATTATAcgaaaaaaataactttcaataaaaaaatagataagttaTTCTAATATTTGTaaatactaaacaaaaaaactaattcaaaattttattatgatattgaCATGGTTTTAATCACATTCTTTATTTcatcaatttgtaaactttaatataagtgacttttttttttttttttttttcggtggggtctaaatattttttttctccaatccCACTAAAATGTAATCTCTccaattcaaagaaaaaactacattGATTTGTGAATTGTTGCTTTAGCCCGTGCCTCTTACGTTTCCACCCCACTTTTGAAAGTGCAACTATGCCCCCACCAACCACATGCCTTCTTCCTTAtcgttttctctctctctactacTTCATTGCTAAAGTTTCCAATTTAGCTGAATCTTCATTGGCCAAAGCCATCAATTTCTTTGCAGCACTATCAATTTATAAGACTTCAATTATTATTCATTAGTGGACAAAACACATTACTTTTTTGACAAGGATTAGTGGATTAGGCGTTCTTTCCACCCTAAAGAATAGCTTTTTCTTCCACACCAAATAAACCTAGAAAtggcaaaattaatttttcattattcttattcttcttcttcttcttcttccaaaaaaaaaaaaaaaaaacctaattagcTTTCCAAATCACAATAAAGGCAATTTTCCACGACTTTTCATCTTGACTCAAATTTCatccaataattttatttccttttgatATTGCTCCACCTTAATCAAAAAAGCTTTTCTTGAACACAATAATCATCTCAGCGATTAATACTAATGTACTATTTTGaaattatcattaattatatattagtGTATATGTCTCCCATGTATATAGAATCCAATAATAATAAGGCTTATAGCCTGGAATACGTGGCCTGTGCTGATGAAGACAAAGACAAAGCTTTGAAGAATCCAAAACATTTGTTCAAAATCTTCAACTGTGTAGAGTCTGTCACGACTTCACAAGGGAGCATGGATGGACAAAACAATGGAGAGAAACTGTTCTCCAACGACTTGGATTTGGAACGGGTGCAATATCCCATCCCACTCACATATTATTtactgttttaattttttaacttttaattttttcttatctttaactttttatttatttattatttaactttcaACTAAAAACTATTAGCACCTTATCTCAATCCCATATGCCCGCTGTGTAATGATGAAGTAGAATCTATTAATCATGCTATACTAAAATGCAAccagtggcgactccaggaaaTCTTTTTAGGGTGTTCCTCaataagcataaattacacaatctaataaaaagaaaattttatatattgacaacaacaacaataaaaaaatacacaaatacaTAGAATTTACAATTAccttctacgagttttcatattttgaaatcgttgcataatagtctcattatcaatgctacaaactacatctttttcaatatacacaactaagcaatcattcatccattgATCTCCTATTCGATTGCGCAGTTCATTCTTTACATATTTCATTactgaaaaacttctttctactGTTGCAATAGCAACTGGAAGGGTCAAAGCTAGCTTCACTAGCAAATAGACTAATGGATAAGTCTCGTGTTTTCTTGTGCTCACTAACTTTTCAGCAAATTCACTAACTCCTTGAAGTTCTAAAAAGAAGTCATTGCTGCGcatatcaaaaatataattttgcaGTTGAGAGTCAAGTGCCAAAATATttgtcccaagaaaatcagaggGATAGAACTTAGCTAAACGTATCAACTTTTCCTTATCGAAAGTCACAAATGAATTACTTGGATTCAAGCAAGCCATACAAAGTAGCAAATCGGTATTCGCCTTAGAAAAACGGTTGTTAAGCTCTTGAAGTTGCATATCTATGACTGTGTAGAATAGCTCAACACgataatgatgtaaatttatattttgttgggTGTTGCATCTCATCTCTTACAAGAGCCTCCAACAACAATTACTAAATTActaaccacataaaaaaattcagcaatgttaatgtgatttttagtaACAGCAACAAGTGTCAATTGAAGTTGATGagtgatgtgcatgaaatatatacaatatagTACTCACATATCGACATATTTAGTCTTACTTTTATGCtattttgtgactgattatataatatctttgtgttgtaggtaacaagggctttacaagcaaagtggggctaggcctattgaatcaagccaacttacatccagccaggtatgaattcaagaaaagaccaacccaattaaatttaaatccaattggagcaaggaatcaaaagaaatttgcaccaaatccaagtccaattcggattaggattccagactgcacatcagttagtatttttggcataacttttggctcagatgtccaattgaggtgattcaagttgggctggaacgaTAACTTAAAGGGATACaattttgtagtttaccaaaagtccaaattctaacgttaaatgggccaaaatagtcggttaagtgaagcctaaaaatctgggattttctccaaacgagAATTCAACTTATAATAGGATTCTTTGAACTATTTAAGGGctttttagggcaaaattcagggaGGCGGAAgctagtgctagggctgagggctgaatgtatagagagtgcggctacttctttggttttcttctatgacaattagttttattttatttttctagtttaatgtttagtattttatttttgtgttttctttcaattactatgagtagctaaatttataattagggttgaggatgaaaccttgttaaggactatcaattatatttatgtgatttgatttttcccaatataattgttctttaatgatttaaattgttcttacttcatatcaattgactaagatggaattctagatatgagttcaatcatgtttttctcatgatttaggatctatcttaattaattgaatgcttggtttattaattcttgattataaaattggatatcacttgtgatttgtttggctactgatacaattgatgatttgattttatacttaaaaagcaaagaagaacatacttttgatttttaaaataaggattttaatgatgatattttccatgatagcaagattgatttctagattatcatgcagtggttgggaaaaattaatgatcataaatatatgctgatatgatttACAAggtggattccaaaaccttaattcctttctcttaattgtttacatctttttattgctttatatctttgcttagtttaattatttgcttaatttaattatttgcttagtttattttattgcaaccaaccaatttttatttaaactagattaggattaatttggttaaggtttaattaattttcctacattcattcaagtccctgtgggttcgacctcgttcttgtccaactatacttcggtacggttcgtacacttgcgagtattttaaaattttacaacaagTTTTTGGCGCTGTTGCCGGGGACTTggttaggaaaataaattaggtCTTAATTGAGTTTTTCCTTCTACTAGttgtagttatttttttttttttaaacagaaaaaaaaatttatttctttgtgCTTGGTGTATGAGAACTTGGATACGTGATAAAGAAAATCGTCTTGTTAGTTTTGATTATTCATCCACAATGGGAGAAACTGGAGATGATTCAAAAACTCTTAGGGAGTTGTTCTCACCCATAACCACCAACCCTCCATCTTGCATAGTATTGCCTGCAACCACTGCTGCACATTTTGACTTGAAGCCACAGATAATCCACCTTCTTCCTACTTTTCATGGATTGGATAAAGAAGATCCTTATATGCATGTGAAGGATTTTCTTGAGATTTGTGCTACTtgtaagtttcagaatttcACTGATGACTCTGTTCGCTTGCGTTTATTCCCTTGTTCCTTGAAGGATAAGGCAAAAGCATGGCTTAATTCTTTGTCACCTGGATCTATCACTTCATGGGAACTGTTGGTCACAAAATTCCTCTCTAAATTTTTCCCAATGGCCAAGACCAATGCTTTGAGGAGAGAAATTGCAGATTTTTATCAGGATGAACAAGAGAAATTTTATGAGAGTTGGGGGAGATTTAAGGACTTGATCTTAAAGTGTCCCCATCATGGTTTTGAAACATGGAGACtagtacaatatttttataatggttTGACTCAGACAAATCGTAACATGATTGAGTCCATGAATGGTGGTGGATTTTTGAGTCTTGTAGATGATGAGGCATACAAAtttcttgagaatttttttgaaagttcacAACAATGGGATTTTTCCAATCGTAAAGAGAGATGTGCCCCTGCAATTAAGAAAGTAGGATTGTATGAAGTCAGTGAAGATTTAGACATAAAAGCTAGGTTGGACAATCTTACTCGTAAGGTTGAAGCTTTAGCTTTAGGTAGAGGGATGAATTCTGTCAATCAAGTTCAAAGTGAAACATGCTCTATTTGTGCAAGTCCTATGCATACAACACGAATGTGTCCCTCCATAGCTGGTTACCCTGATTTTTATACTGAGCAAGCAAATGCACTAAATAATTATGGAAAACCACTTGCTAGTCCATTTTCGGAGACATACAATCCAAATTGGCAAAATCATCCTAATCTCTCTTGGAGGCAGAACCATTCCCCCACAAATATAGGTGGACAACAAGTGCATCAACAAAGTCAATTTCGTCCACCTACTCAAGCATATCCTCCCATTCCTCAATCAACACCTCAGTTTGTAGCACCACCAAGACCACAATCATCTTTGGAGGAGTCTCTCAAAACTTTCATGCAATCAACTAGCCAAGCCATTCAAGAGATAAAAAGTTCCACCCATTTGAATACTCAAGCTATTTCGAAGTTGGAAAATCAAGTTGGCTAGTTAGCAACCCAAGTTggagaaagggaaaaaggaaagttTCCTAGTCAATTTATACCTAACCCAAAAGGGCAGTATGCAATTAATGGTTCTTCTAGTTCTACGCATGCACGTGAATTTGTTCAGTCTATTACTACCCTTAGTTCTGGTAAGCAAGTTGATAATCAAGTGAAAATGCTAGAAGTGGAGgatgatgaaaatattgtgttaaAGGAAAAGGGAACTCGTAGTTCACAGGATGATCATAGAGAAAAGAAGGGCAACTCAACCTCAATTCCAATTCAGGATCTTAGTTCTCCCCTGGATAGGAGGTTTGTTCCTAAAGCTCCATTCCCTCAAAGTTTAATCAGTCCTCAGAAAAGTGCACAATTTGGAgatattttagaggtttttaagCAAGTGCAAATTAATATTCCATTTCTTGATGCAATTCAGCAAGTTCCTGCTTATGCTAAGTTTCTAAAAGATCTTGTGACAATGAAGAGAAAGACAAATGTCCCTAAAAAGGCATTTTTGACAGAGCAAGTTAGTTCAATCATTCAGAATAAATATCCAGTGAAATGCAAAGACCCTGGATCTCCTACAATTTCATGTAGGATTGGGGATCATCTCAT
The Quercus lobata isolate SW786 chromosome 10, ValleyOak3.0 Primary Assembly, whole genome shotgun sequence DNA segment above includes these coding regions:
- the LOC115964322 gene encoding uncharacterized protein LOC115964322, with the protein product MGETGDDSKTLRELFSPITTNPPSCIVLPATTAAHFDLKPQIIHLLPTFHGLDKEDPYMHVKDFLEICATCKFQNFTDDSVRLRLFPCSLKDKAKAWLNSLSPGSITSWELLVTKFLSKFFPMAKTNALRREIADFYQDEQEKFYESWGRFKDLILKCPHHGFETWRLVQYFYNGLTQTNRNMIESMNGGGFLSLVDDEAYKFLENFFESSQQWDFSNRKERCAPAIKKVGLYEVSEDLDIKARLDNLTRKVEALALGRGMNSVNQVQSETCSICASPMHTTRMCPSIAGYPDFYTEQANALNNYGKPLASPFSETYNPNWQNHPNLSWRQNHSPTNIGGQQVHQQSQFRPPTQAYPPIPQSTPQFVAPPRPQSSLEESLKTFMQSTSQAIQEIKSSTHLNTQAISKLENQVG